Proteins from a single region of Ochotona princeps isolate mOchPri1 chromosome 27, mOchPri1.hap1, whole genome shotgun sequence:
- the LOC101535168 gene encoding taste receptor type 2 member 9: protein MLRTTEALYLILMAGELTLGIWGNGFIVLVNCVDWLTKRSISLVDIILMSLAISRIGLLCAVSIDGFIMVLSPEIYGNVELTRILDAFWTMANNLSVWSTCCLSIFYLLKIANISHPCFLWMKLRTNRMILGILLGSSLISLIISVSINDDMWCNLLKITHEENITYPFKVTKIPNALKQITSNLAVTIPFILCLISFFLLLSSLFRHIKHMKLHATGARDPGTETHMRAIKALIIFLFLLILYYAFFLGITSSFLIPHGRLVVMIGGIIAVIFPASHSFILIMGNSKLREAFLKLLKFVKSFHKRGKPFVA, encoded by the coding sequence ATGCTGCGGACAACAGAGGCACTGTATTTGATTTTGATGGCTGGTGAGTTGACTCTAGGGATTTGGGGAAATGGATTCATTGTGCTAGTGAACTGTGTTGACTGGCTTACAAAAAGAAGTATCTCTTTGGTTGACATCATCCTGATGAGCTTGGCAATCTCCAGAATTGGTTTGTTGTGTGCTGTATCAATAGATGGTTTTATTATGGTGCTCTCTCCAGAGATATATGGCAATGTTGAGCTCACCCGCATTTTGGATGCTTTCTGGACAATGGCCAATAATTTAAGTGTCTGGTCTACTTGTTGCCTCAGCATCTTCTATTTACTCAAGATAGCCAATATATCACACCCGTGTTTCCTCTGGATGAAGCTAAGGACCAATAGGATGATCCTTGGGATTCTCTTGGGATCTTCTCTCATCTCATTAATTATTTCTGTTTCGATCAATGATGATATGTGGTGCAACTTGTTAAAGATCACTCATGAAGAAAACATAACTTATCCATTCAAGGTGACAAAAATCCCAAATGCTCTCAAACAGATTACCTCGAATCTGGCAGTCACCATCCCTTTTATTCTTTGCCTGATCTCCTTTTTCTTGCTACTTTCTTCACTGTTTAGACACATCAAGCACATGAAGCTCCACGCCACAGGGGCCAGGGACCCCGGCACAGAGACCCACATGAGAGCTATAAAGGCACTGatcatctttctcttccttctgatTTTATATTATGCATTCTTTCTTGGAATAACATCTAGCTTTCTGATTCCTCACGGAAGATTAGTGGTGATGATTGGTGGCATAATAGCTGTCATTTTTCCAGCCAGCCATTCTTTCATCCTGATCATGGGAAACAGCAAGCTGAGGGAAGCTTTCCTGAAACTGTTAAAGTTTGTCAAGAGTTTCCATAAAAGAGGGAAGCCTTTTGTTGCATAG